One window of Thermocoleostomius sinensis A174 genomic DNA carries:
- the sat gene encoding sulfate adenylyltransferase has protein sequence MSHYTDNIAPHGGQLINRICTPEQRAEFLDKAEYLPRISLDERTFSDLIMIAIGGFSPLTGFMEQSDYDRVVDDMHLANGLPWSIPITLSVSEEIAEPLKEGSLVRLDDATGRFVGVLQLTQKYHYDKMHEALHVYRTNEEKHPGVYVVYNQGPVNLAGPVWLLQRDPDPRFPTYQIDPAESRSLFRDKDWKTVVGFQTRNPIHRAHEYIQKCALETVDGLFLHPLVGATKSDDIPADVRMRCYEIMLEHYFPHDRVILAINPAAMRYAGPREAIFHALVRKNYGCTHFIVGRDHAGVGDYYGTYDAQHIFDEFDPAALGITPMKFEHAFYCTRTQSMATTKTSPSLPEERIHLSGTKVRELLRRGELPPPEFSRPEVAAELVRAMQAQ, from the coding sequence TTGAGTCACTATACCGATAATATTGCTCCACACGGTGGGCAACTGATTAATCGTATTTGCACTCCTGAACAACGGGCTGAATTTCTGGACAAGGCGGAGTATCTACCCCGGATCTCTCTAGACGAGCGCACCTTTTCCGATCTGATCATGATCGCCATTGGTGGATTTAGTCCCCTCACTGGGTTCATGGAACAGTCCGATTACGATCGCGTTGTGGACGACATGCATTTGGCTAACGGTCTGCCCTGGTCAATTCCAATTACGCTCTCGGTCTCAGAAGAAATAGCGGAACCCCTAAAAGAGGGCAGTTTAGTTCGGTTAGATGACGCGACGGGCCGGTTTGTCGGGGTACTGCAACTAACGCAGAAATATCATTATGACAAGATGCATGAAGCGTTGCACGTCTATCGCACCAATGAAGAAAAGCATCCCGGTGTGTATGTGGTTTACAACCAGGGTCCGGTGAATCTTGCTGGTCCGGTTTGGTTGTTGCAGCGCGATCCTGATCCTCGCTTTCCGACTTATCAAATCGATCCGGCCGAATCTCGATCGCTATTTCGTGACAAAGATTGGAAAACGGTGGTCGGTTTCCAAACCCGCAATCCCATTCACCGAGCGCATGAATACATTCAAAAATGTGCTTTGGAGACGGTAGATGGGCTGTTTTTACATCCGTTGGTTGGAGCAACAAAGTCTGACGATATTCCGGCAGATGTGCGAATGCGCTGCTACGAAATCATGTTAGAGCACTACTTCCCTCACGATCGCGTCATTCTTGCCATCAATCCGGCTGCCATGCGCTATGCGGGCCCGCGGGAAGCCATTTTCCATGCCTTGGTGCGTAAAAACTATGGCTGTACCCATTTCATTGTAGGACGCGATCATGCGGGCGTGGGCGATTATTATGGTACCTATGACGCTCAACATATTTTTGACGAGTTTGATCCGGCTGCGTTGGGCATTACTCCGATGAAGTTTGAACATGCCTTCTACTGCACCCGCACTCAGTCGATGGCAACCACCAAAACTAGCCCAAGTTTGCCTGAAGAACGGATTCACTTATCGGGCACAAAAGTCCGCGAACTGCTGCGTCGTGGGGAACTGCCGCCGCCTGAATTTTCTCGCCCAGAGGTGGCCGCAGAACTAGTGCGGGCAATGCAGGCACAGTAG
- the rpsP gene encoding 30S ribosomal protein S16 yields MIKLRLKRFGKKFEASYRIVATTSTSRRDGRPLEELGFYNPRTDEVKLDVDGIIRRLKQGAQPTKTVRQILEKQKVFEQLRAS; encoded by the coding sequence ATGATTAAGCTGCGCTTAAAGCGATTTGGAAAAAAGTTTGAGGCAAGTTATCGCATCGTTGCCACCACTAGCACGTCTCGCCGGGATGGTCGCCCCTTAGAGGAACTGGGCTTCTACAACCCGAGAACGGATGAAGTGAAGTTAGACGTAGACGGTATTATTCGACGACTCAAACAAGGTGCTCAGCCAACTAAAACTGTTCGTCAAATTTTAGAAAAGCAGAAAGTCTTTGAGCAGCTTCGCGCCTCTTAA
- a CDS encoding DEAD/DEAH box helicase, with protein MNLSSGATQLDLTNVFPFELDDFQKQAIAALDAGQSVVVCAPTGSGKTLIGEYAIYRALARGKRVFYTTPLKALSNQKLRDFRERFGADRVGLLTGDASINRDAPILVMTTEIFRNMLYGTPIGQVGTSLVDVEAVVLDECHYMNDRQRGTVWEESIIYAPPLIQLVALSATIANSDQLTDWIRQVHGPTQLVYSNFRPVPLVYHFCNPKGLFPLLDNKRKAINSRLKPKGGRQRGRQDAPSLLYVVSQLQQRDMLPAIYFIFSRKGCDKAVAELEHLSLVNRAEAAALKYRIDAFLQRSPEAARTGHIEPLYRGIAAHHAGVLPAWKGLIEELFQEGLIKIVFATETLAAGINMPARTTVISSLSKRTDRGHRLLNASEFLQMAGRAGRRGMDDLGHVVTIQTPFEGATDAAYLATSGADPLVSQFTPSYGMVLNLLQTHTLQQAQDLVERSFGNYLSTLYLKPQQQGIEALTAELERQRAQMPDVSPDLLTSYEKLHDRLKEERRLLRTLMQQARETAANHLAASLSFAVAGTVLSLKGKHVPVTTPLPAVLVVKIPGSGQFPYFICLSQTNRWHVVAVGDVVGMHPEFPRIAEVDHLVPPMELSPRAGAVRKGDELTLPIAQQIPDIPPDTTVPPEVQDQQGRMAAVEAQLQAHPLHEFGDPGQIVKRAQRLIKLEEDIASRQSKLERYSQRYWQEFLNLMEILEYFGCLERIDDFEELEREQHDWQDCNGQQPLDGYTDSDNSWEDDKLNHSSPKESSIERTINLADDLVDEVDESVAPNMPRERWLTTTSGEIAAAIRGDNELWLGLAIASGELDALDPHHLAAACAALVTEVSRPDTWTRYESSPEVEAALAGLRRIRRELFKLQRRYQVALPVWLEADLVGLVEQWALGVEWSDLCGNTTLDEGDVVRILRRTVDFLSQIPHVPHIGNELKQNANRAIQLIDRFPVNESVD; from the coding sequence GTGAACCTTTCTTCTGGTGCAACTCAACTCGACTTGACAAACGTGTTTCCGTTTGAATTGGACGATTTCCAAAAGCAGGCAATTGCTGCGTTGGATGCGGGACAGTCGGTAGTGGTGTGCGCGCCAACAGGTTCGGGAAAAACACTCATTGGCGAGTATGCAATCTATCGGGCTTTGGCACGCGGCAAACGGGTTTTCTATACGACGCCTTTGAAGGCGTTGTCAAACCAAAAATTGCGTGACTTCCGAGAACGTTTTGGAGCCGATCGGGTGGGGCTATTGACCGGAGATGCTTCCATTAACCGAGATGCGCCTATCTTGGTGATGACCACAGAAATTTTTCGCAACATGCTCTACGGCACACCGATTGGGCAAGTGGGCACCTCGTTGGTAGATGTAGAAGCAGTGGTGTTGGACGAATGCCATTACATGAACGATCGTCAGCGTGGTACGGTGTGGGAAGAATCGATCATCTATGCTCCACCCCTGATTCAGTTGGTGGCTTTGTCTGCCACGATCGCCAATAGTGATCAACTGACTGATTGGATTAGACAAGTGCATGGCCCAACGCAATTGGTCTATTCCAACTTTCGTCCCGTTCCGTTGGTCTACCACTTCTGCAATCCTAAGGGTCTGTTTCCCCTACTTGACAACAAGCGCAAAGCCATCAATTCTCGCTTAAAGCCTAAGGGAGGACGCCAACGAGGACGGCAAGATGCGCCTAGTTTGCTGTATGTGGTTAGTCAGCTTCAGCAGCGAGATATGCTGCCTGCGATTTATTTCATCTTCAGTCGTAAAGGCTGTGACAAAGCTGTCGCTGAACTAGAGCATTTATCGCTGGTGAATCGCGCAGAAGCCGCCGCCCTCAAATATCGCATTGATGCGTTTTTGCAGCGTAGTCCAGAAGCGGCTCGCACGGGGCACATCGAACCGCTATATCGAGGAATTGCTGCCCACCACGCTGGAGTGTTGCCGGCTTGGAAAGGACTCATTGAGGAGTTGTTTCAAGAAGGACTCATCAAAATCGTATTTGCCACCGAAACCTTGGCCGCTGGCATTAATATGCCCGCCCGCACCACAGTGATTTCTAGTTTGTCTAAACGCACCGATCGCGGCCATCGGTTACTAAACGCCTCAGAATTTTTACAAATGGCAGGACGGGCAGGACGACGCGGTATGGACGATCTAGGTCATGTTGTCACGATTCAAACTCCCTTTGAAGGAGCCACCGATGCCGCCTACTTAGCTACCTCTGGAGCTGATCCGCTGGTGAGCCAATTCACACCCAGCTATGGCATGGTGTTAAATCTGCTGCAAACGCACACACTGCAACAGGCTCAGGATCTAGTGGAGCGCAGTTTCGGCAATTATCTATCAACGCTGTACTTGAAACCCCAACAGCAGGGAATTGAGGCCCTCACAGCCGAACTGGAACGACAACGGGCACAAATGCCGGATGTCTCTCCAGACCTGTTGACTAGCTATGAGAAATTGCACGATCGCCTCAAGGAAGAACGGCGACTGTTACGAACGTTGATGCAACAAGCTCGGGAAACCGCAGCCAACCATTTGGCAGCCTCGCTATCGTTTGCCGTTGCCGGAACTGTATTAAGCCTGAAAGGAAAGCATGTACCCGTCACCACTCCCTTACCTGCCGTTCTAGTGGTGAAAATTCCTGGCTCTGGTCAGTTTCCCTACTTTATTTGCTTAAGTCAAACTAATCGCTGGCATGTGGTGGCGGTCGGGGATGTGGTGGGAATGCACCCTGAATTTCCCCGAATTGCCGAAGTGGATCATCTAGTTCCACCCATGGAACTTTCGCCCAGGGCAGGAGCCGTGCGCAAAGGGGATGAGTTGACATTGCCGATCGCTCAGCAAATTCCCGATATTCCACCTGACACAACAGTTCCGCCCGAAGTGCAAGATCAGCAGGGACGCATGGCCGCTGTAGAAGCACAACTGCAAGCCCATCCACTGCACGAATTTGGCGATCCGGGGCAAATTGTGAAGCGCGCTCAGCGCTTGATCAAACTTGAAGAAGATATCGCATCCCGTCAAAGTAAGTTAGAGCGATACTCCCAGCGCTACTGGCAAGAGTTTTTGAATTTGATGGAAATTCTAGAATACTTTGGCTGCCTAGAGCGGATAGATGATTTTGAGGAGTTGGAACGTGAGCAACATGATTGGCAGGATTGTAACGGTCAACAGCCGCTCGATGGCTACACTGACTCAGACAATTCTTGGGAAGATGACAAGCTCAACCATTCGTCACCGAAAGAATCATCGATCGAGAGGACTATCAATCTAGCAGACGATCTAGTAGATGAAGTAGATGAATCGGTTGCTCCAAACATGCCCAGAGAACGCTGGCTTACCACGACTTCCGGTGAAATTGCGGCGGCCATTCGCGGTGACAACGAACTATGGCTAGGATTAGCCATTGCATCGGGTGAACTGGATGCCCTCGATCCTCATCATTTGGCAGCGGCTTGTGCCGCTCTGGTGACAGAAGTATCGCGCCCAGATACGTGGACTCGCTATGAAAGCTCTCCGGAGGTAGAGGCTGCATTAGCAGGATTACGACGCATTCGTCGGGAACTGTTCAAACTTCAGCGTCGCTATCAGGTTGCGCTGCCAGTTTGGCTGGAAGCGGATTTAGTGGGATTGGTGGAACAGTGGGCGTTAGGAGTGGAGTGGAGCGATCTCTGCGGCAACACCACTTTGGATGAAGGAGACGTCGTCCGTATCCTACGACGCACGGTTGATTTTCTGTCTCAAATCCCCCATGTACCGCATATTGGTAATGAATTGAAGCAGAATGCTAATCGAGCTATTCAACTCATCGATCGCTTCCCAGTCAATGAAAGTGTCGATTAA
- a CDS encoding bifunctional riboflavin kinase/FAD synthetase, whose product MWITSSLDTIKTPAFVALGNFDGIHQGHQQVIRPILGHTYATVLTFCPHPQEFFTGKQRALLTPRDEKAQYLQELGVQQLVLLPFNQTLANLTPQEFVEEILVRRLQAKQISVGQDFCFGKQRSGTTLDLQTIAAQHGIEVQIAPLFVHNGERISSSAIRQALEQGNLSYANQLLGRSYRLIGQVNPGQQLGRTIGFPTANLKLPPEKFVPRQGVYSVWVYRRSQPNPTPLPGVMNIGRRPTVNGTSQTIEVHLLDWSGDLYGETLSVSLESFLRPEQKFSSLEDLKAQIQTDCESARSQLAHARPQPQLMQKTYD is encoded by the coding sequence GTGTGGATTACTTCTTCTCTTGACACAATTAAAACCCCAGCTTTTGTTGCTCTTGGAAACTTCGATGGCATTCATCAAGGGCACCAGCAAGTAATTCGTCCGATTTTAGGACATACATACGCCACGGTTTTAACCTTTTGTCCGCATCCTCAAGAGTTTTTTACAGGAAAGCAACGGGCTTTGCTGACTCCACGCGATGAAAAAGCGCAATATCTTCAAGAGTTAGGAGTGCAGCAGTTGGTGTTGTTGCCATTTAACCAAACTCTTGCCAATCTGACACCTCAAGAATTTGTCGAAGAAATCTTAGTTCGACGGCTGCAAGCCAAGCAAATTAGTGTAGGACAAGATTTTTGCTTTGGAAAACAGCGATCGGGCACGACATTAGATTTGCAGACGATCGCGGCTCAACATGGAATTGAAGTGCAAATTGCGCCTTTGTTTGTTCATAATGGAGAACGCATCAGCAGTTCTGCCATTCGTCAGGCCTTAGAGCAAGGAAATTTGTCCTATGCCAATCAATTATTGGGACGGTCCTATCGGCTGATTGGACAGGTGAATCCAGGGCAACAACTCGGACGAACGATCGGCTTTCCCACAGCAAACTTAAAGCTGCCGCCTGAAAAGTTTGTGCCACGCCAAGGGGTTTACAGCGTTTGGGTGTATCGTCGCTCGCAGCCAAATCCAACTCCCTTGCCAGGCGTTATGAACATTGGTCGGCGTCCGACGGTGAATGGCACCAGTCAAACCATTGAGGTGCACCTGCTAGACTGGTCGGGCGACTTGTATGGCGAAACCTTGAGCGTGAGCTTAGAGAGTTTCTTGCGTCCTGAGCAAAAATTCTCTTCGCTAGAAGACCTCAAAGCTCAGATTCAAACCGATTGTGAGAGTGCTCGATCGCAACTAGCCCATGCTCGTCCCCAGCCTCAATTGATGCAAAAGACTTATGATTGA
- the purE gene encoding 5-(carboxyamino)imidazole ribonucleotide mutase, with protein MSSPLIGIIMGSDSDLPTMQAAIHICREFGVPYEVAIVSAHRTPERMVTYAQQAHQRGLKVIIAGAGGAAHLPGMVAALTPLPVIGVPVVSRHLQGVDSLYSIVQMPAGIPVATVAIGNAKNAGLLAVQMLASHDGTLLEQVQRYRQSLHQMVLDKQARLDELGYEAYLKQPPS; from the coding sequence ATGTCTTCTCCCCTCATCGGTATTATCATGGGCAGCGACTCGGATTTGCCCACAATGCAAGCGGCTATTCATATCTGCCGCGAGTTTGGTGTTCCCTATGAAGTGGCGATTGTGTCTGCCCATCGCACACCAGAACGCATGGTGACCTATGCCCAGCAGGCCCATCAACGCGGCTTAAAAGTAATCATTGCGGGAGCCGGAGGAGCCGCCCATCTACCCGGCATGGTGGCTGCCCTGACTCCGCTCCCCGTCATTGGTGTGCCCGTTGTCAGTCGGCATTTACAAGGAGTAGACTCGCTCTACTCGATTGTGCAAATGCCTGCTGGAATTCCGGTGGCGACCGTGGCGATCGGTAATGCCAAAAATGCAGGGCTGTTAGCGGTACAAATGCTGGCTAGCCATGATGGAACGCTATTGGAGCAAGTGCAGCGCTATCGCCAAAGCCTTCATCAAATGGTGTTAGATAAGCAGGCGCGGTTAGACGAGTTGGGCTATGAGGCTTATCTGAAGCAGCCACCTTCTTAG
- a CDS encoding PhoH family protein, translating into MAISLTIDLPNPASAMALAGNQEENLKQLAQQTGAKLCLRGQAVLISGEEKQVHLAEQLVRSLEPYWSQGKNITGVDILTARHALNTDRQADLQALQRDVIVKTRRGEEIRAKTFRQRQYIEALRSKDLTFCTGPAGTGKTFLAAMVAVQALLDNQYERLILTRPAVEAGERLGFLPGDLQQKVNPYLRPLYDALYEMVDPEKIANLMERGIIEVAPLAYMRGRTLNNSFIILDEAQNTTPAQMKMVLTRLGFRSRMVVTGDITQTDLPTYQQSGLAVARRILQKVEGIAFCELSKADVVRNPLVQRIVAAYEDYEEKS; encoded by the coding sequence ATGGCCATTTCTTTAACGATCGATCTGCCCAATCCGGCTAGTGCCATGGCCCTAGCTGGAAATCAAGAGGAAAATCTGAAGCAACTGGCTCAGCAAACCGGAGCCAAACTATGTTTACGGGGACAGGCAGTACTGATTTCTGGCGAAGAAAAGCAGGTACACCTGGCTGAGCAATTAGTGCGGTCACTGGAACCCTATTGGAGCCAAGGCAAAAATATCACTGGGGTTGACATTCTGACAGCACGACACGCCCTCAATACCGATCGCCAAGCAGATCTACAAGCGCTTCAGCGGGATGTCATTGTTAAAACTCGGCGTGGTGAGGAAATTCGAGCCAAAACCTTTCGACAGCGGCAATATATTGAAGCGCTGCGATCGAAGGATTTGACGTTTTGCACCGGCCCGGCTGGAACGGGGAAAACCTTTTTGGCGGCTATGGTCGCCGTGCAAGCGCTGTTAGACAACCAATACGAGCGCCTGATTTTGACCCGTCCGGCGGTAGAAGCTGGAGAACGACTTGGCTTTTTGCCGGGGGATTTGCAGCAGAAAGTGAATCCCTATCTGCGACCGTTGTACGATGCGCTGTATGAAATGGTCGATCCTGAAAAAATTGCCAACTTGATGGAGCGTGGCATTATTGAAGTGGCTCCATTGGCTTATATGCGCGGTCGCACTCTCAACAACTCGTTTATTATTTTGGACGAGGCCCAGAATACTACGCCAGCGCAGATGAAGATGGTGTTGACCCGCTTGGGGTTTCGATCGCGCATGGTAGTGACAGGCGATATTACGCAAACCGATTTGCCAACCTATCAGCAATCTGGATTAGCTGTGGCCCGCAGAATTTTGCAGAAAGTAGAGGGCATTGCCTTTTGCGAATTGTCGAAAGCCGATGTGGTGCGAAATCCGTTGGTGCAACGCATCGTGGCAGCTTACGAAGACTATGAAGAGAAAAGCTAG
- a CDS encoding KH domain-containing protein — translation MSFSPLSSQPDYNGLVKFLVVPFLESPDSLKVDSEISPRTSRVLIRVAIEGEDKGRVFGRGGRNIQSIRTVLQAIAQASGHVAHLEIFGSQTAGRDSAGDDKPHLSRSAPRRPSRSRH, via the coding sequence ATGTCCTTCTCGCCCTTGTCATCGCAACCAGACTATAACGGGTTAGTTAAGTTTTTAGTCGTTCCTTTTCTAGAGTCTCCTGATTCCCTCAAGGTAGATAGTGAGATCTCACCGCGCACGTCGCGGGTTTTGATTCGCGTGGCGATTGAAGGAGAAGATAAGGGTCGAGTGTTTGGTCGAGGGGGACGCAATATTCAGTCGATTCGCACGGTGCTACAGGCGATCGCTCAGGCCTCGGGGCATGTAGCTCATTTAGAGATTTTTGGCAGTCAAACAGCGGGTCGAGATTCTGCTGGTGATGATAAACCCCATCTTTCTCGCTCTGCTCCTCGCCGTCCATCCCGTTCGCGTCACTAG
- a CDS encoding SAM hydrolase/SAM-dependent halogenase family protein: MFIFLIADYGIGDPAFAEVKQRLLLALPQAQIHELSVPPFSTLATGFWIAQLGLNAGPDRLIYHNCAPRQDDPHARRDNEGEGLTYALLPNGVKVVGVNAGYTLSFIKHHAKVLRTVNVSRGGSQFRSRDVFPPAAAAIAQDNFSLLGETIDPDTIPEIPGDRVAWVDGYGNIKTTIPAHANAFEPESKIVIRVGDVVSDAIYSDGSFRVPEGTLAYAPGSSGWTMPDGTVLRWIELFLRGGSAWERFGRPRVGQAITRMG; the protein is encoded by the coding sequence ATGTTCATCTTCCTAATTGCAGACTACGGCATCGGCGATCCAGCTTTTGCAGAAGTGAAACAGCGGCTATTGTTGGCCCTGCCCCAAGCACAGATTCACGAATTGTCCGTACCGCCGTTTAGTACCCTGGCCACTGGATTTTGGATTGCCCAACTGGGATTGAATGCGGGGCCCGATCGCCTGATCTACCATAACTGTGCACCTCGACAGGATGATCCCCACGCGCGACGAGATAATGAAGGCGAAGGATTAACCTATGCGCTGTTGCCGAATGGGGTGAAGGTAGTGGGCGTTAATGCGGGGTATACGCTATCGTTTATCAAACATCATGCCAAGGTGCTGCGAACGGTAAACGTGTCGCGGGGTGGCTCTCAGTTTCGATCGCGAGATGTGTTTCCTCCGGCGGCGGCGGCCATTGCTCAGGATAATTTTTCTTTGTTAGGGGAAACAATCGATCCAGATACCATTCCCGAGATTCCGGGCGATCGGGTGGCGTGGGTAGATGGCTACGGCAACATCAAAACTACGATTCCTGCTCATGCTAATGCGTTTGAGCCAGAAAGCAAGATTGTGATTCGGGTGGGCGATGTGGTCAGTGATGCCATTTATTCAGATGGCAGTTTCCGTGTCCCCGAAGGAACCTTAGCGTATGCCCCGGGAAGTTCTGGTTGGACAATGCCCGATGGCACAGTTTTACGCTGGATCGAACTGTTTTTGCGCGGCGGTAGTGCTTGGGAACGGTTCGGGCGACCGCGAGTTGGGCAAGCGATTACACGCATGGGATAG
- a CDS encoding PPC domain-containing protein, which translates to MIPATLLAVGVPHLSANAQTPPLYNPIELTGSEVSDSLTDQDIPTGFGGFYRDYVVTFEAGDQVVMDLTSEEFDTIITLIAPDGSTVGENDDGPDGTTNSLLFARITQGGQYIIRVSPYAGQGLGAFTLRVSRLQPIDD; encoded by the coding sequence ATGATTCCGGCCACACTGTTGGCAGTAGGCGTGCCTCATTTATCAGCGAACGCCCAAACCCCTCCGCTGTATAATCCGATCGAGCTAACGGGTAGCGAAGTGTCTGATTCCCTGACTGACCAGGACATCCCTACAGGTTTTGGCGGATTCTACCGAGATTATGTTGTCACTTTCGAAGCAGGCGATCAAGTCGTAATGGATCTAACGTCTGAAGAATTTGACACAATCATTACCTTGATTGCCCCCGATGGCTCTACGGTTGGTGAAAACGACGATGGCCCTGATGGCACAACCAATTCATTGCTGTTCGCTCGCATTACACAGGGTGGGCAATACATCATTCGGGTCAGCCCCTATGCCGGTCAAGGCTTAGGCGCCTTTACGCTACGAGTGAGCCGTTTGCAGCCGATTGACGACTAG
- a CDS encoding M67 family metallopeptidase, with the protein MIAHAERTYPEECCGLLMGYVDRQSAPERRTLVEVFPVVNAWSLTVANELATVIPEALAGLKRAKTERYWIDPRDLLQAQRYARDRQFRVIGVYHSHPDHVAIPSECDRRLAWPHYSYLIVSVHQGKSQETHSWYLDDRQQFQSETLLIQD; encoded by the coding sequence ATGATTGCCCACGCTGAACGCACCTACCCTGAAGAGTGCTGCGGATTACTTATGGGCTATGTCGATCGCCAATCCGCTCCGGAACGGCGAACTCTGGTTGAGGTGTTTCCGGTCGTCAATGCTTGGAGTTTGACCGTGGCTAATGAGCTAGCTACGGTTATACCCGAAGCACTTGCGGGATTGAAGCGCGCCAAAACCGAGCGCTACTGGATTGATCCGCGCGATTTGCTACAAGCCCAGCGCTATGCCCGTGATCGCCAATTCAGAGTGATTGGAGTGTATCATTCTCATCCCGATCATGTTGCGATTCCTTCCGAGTGCGATCGGCGCTTGGCATGGCCGCACTATTCTTACCTCATCGTCTCGGTACATCAAGGGAAGAGTCAAGAGACACACTCTTGGTATTTGGATGACAGACAACAGTTTCAATCGGAAACACTTTTAATTCAGGATTGA
- a CDS encoding MBL fold metallo-hydrolase, with protein MSISNDQFTIRFWGVRGSIACPGQSTVRYGGNTACVEMQVGKQRLIFDGGTGLRVLGQTLLREMPVEAHLFFTHSHWDHIQGFPFFVPAFIRGNRFTIYGAIAPNGSTIEQRLNDQMLHPNFPVPLQIMGAELAFQDLDIGEPVQIGDVLVENALLNHPGESVGYRINWQDYAVAYITDTEHFLDRLDENVLWLARNADVMIYDATYTDEEYYSERSSKIGWGHSTWQEAVKVAKAANVSKLVIFHHDPLHDDDFMDHIKEEVTRQFPNSVVAWEGLEIDLLAVPIAVS; from the coding sequence ATGTCTATCAGCAACGACCAATTTACGATCCGCTTTTGGGGAGTCAGGGGAAGTATTGCCTGTCCAGGACAAAGCACGGTTCGCTACGGAGGAAATACGGCTTGCGTTGAAATGCAAGTTGGGAAACAACGTCTGATCTTTGATGGGGGTACAGGGCTGCGGGTGTTGGGGCAAACTCTGTTGCGTGAGATGCCTGTAGAAGCGCATCTCTTCTTTACCCATTCTCACTGGGATCACATTCAGGGGTTCCCATTTTTTGTGCCTGCCTTCATTCGCGGCAATCGCTTTACTATTTATGGCGCGATCGCTCCCAACGGTTCTACCATCGAACAACGCCTTAACGACCAAATGCTGCATCCTAACTTTCCGGTGCCACTGCAAATTATGGGTGCAGAGCTAGCCTTCCAAGATTTAGATATTGGTGAACCTGTGCAAATCGGCGATGTGCTTGTCGAAAATGCCTTACTCAATCATCCTGGCGAATCAGTTGGGTATCGCATTAACTGGCAAGACTATGCCGTGGCTTACATCACCGATACTGAACATTTTCTCGATCGCCTAGACGAGAATGTGCTGTGGCTCGCGCGTAATGCCGATGTCATGATTTATGATGCCACTTACACAGACGAGGAATACTATTCAGAGCGATCGAGTAAGATTGGCTGGGGGCATTCTACTTGGCAAGAAGCTGTGAAGGTCGCTAAAGCCGCTAATGTGAGCAAGCTGGTAATTTTTCACCATGATCCGCTGCACGATGATGACTTTATGGATCACATTAAGGAAGAGGTGACTCGGCAATTTCCTAACAGTGTAGTAGCCTGGGAAGGTCTAGAAATTGATTTATTGGCAGTTCCCATCGCAGTTTCATAG
- a CDS encoding class I SAM-dependent methyltransferase — MTNPSLPQPLHTQNPLDRFSNRAQDYAKYRPSYPSEAIDLIVQGLGEPSRLVVADVGAGTGISARLMADRGATVWAIEPNAAMRAAAAPHALVVFRDGTAEQTGLPNQSVDLVLCCQSFHWFNKPVALAEFHRILKPHGRVALMWNDRNLDDPFTQQYSTIVGKVADRQIFDQADRKSGAALEQSRWFTNFRAHTPLHTHRLTWEELIGLVRSSSYVPKSGELYEQLRIALQELYQRWADADRVQLSYRVNLYLADRHPIL, encoded by the coding sequence ATGACTAATCCATCTTTGCCTCAGCCGCTGCATACTCAAAATCCGCTGGATCGCTTCTCTAACCGGGCCCAGGATTATGCTAAATATCGACCCAGCTATCCGTCGGAGGCGATCGATCTGATTGTGCAGGGGTTGGGGGAACCGTCTAGGTTGGTAGTGGCAGATGTGGGAGCAGGCACAGGGATTTCTGCTCGACTGATGGCTGATCGGGGGGCAACGGTGTGGGCGATCGAACCAAATGCGGCGATGCGAGCGGCGGCGGCTCCTCATGCGCTAGTCGTATTTCGCGATGGTACAGCCGAACAAACTGGATTGCCGAATCAATCGGTTGATCTGGTGCTGTGTTGCCAATCGTTTCATTGGTTCAACAAACCCGTTGCCCTGGCAGAATTTCATCGGATTCTCAAACCACATGGCCGAGTAGCGCTGATGTGGAACGATCGCAATCTTGATGATCCCTTTACTCAGCAATACTCAACTATTGTTGGCAAAGTAGCCGATCGACAAATCTTTGACCAAGCCGATCGCAAATCGGGTGCGGCCCTAGAGCAGAGCCGCTGGTTTACCAACTTCCGTGCCCACACTCCCTTGCATACGCATCGGTTGACTTGGGAGGAACTAATTGGATTGGTGCGTAGTTCGTCCTACGTGCCCAAATCTGGCGAACTCTATGAGCAACTGCGAATTGCATTGCAGGAATTGTATCAACGTTGGGCAGACGCCGATCGGGTGCAACTGTCCTATCGCGTTAATCTCTACTTGGCCGATCGCCACCCCATCCTGTAA